Proteins co-encoded in one Chroicocephalus ridibundus chromosome 6, bChrRid1.1, whole genome shotgun sequence genomic window:
- the GPR87 gene encoding G-protein coupled receptor 87 translates to MQTMGYNLSYGKLPDDRLSQDNSTSPNSTAGLLGNSTHNEFTTIVLPVLYLIIFLASILLNGLAVWIFFHIRNKTSFIFYLKNIVVADLLMTLTFPFKIIQDSQLGPWHFNSFLCRYTTVLFYANMYTTIVFLGLISIDRYLKVVKPFGDSRMYSITFTKILSACVWVVMAFLALPNLILTNGYPTKKNIDDCIKLKSPLGVQWHTAVIYINTCMFVVVLIVLIGCYIAISRYIYKSSKQFISSSSRKRKHNQSIRVVVAVFFTCFLPYHLCRIPFTFSHLDKILDDSAHKILYYCKEMTLFLSACNVCLDPIIYFFMCRSFSRRLFRKSNMRTRSESIRSLQSVRRSEVRIYHEYTDV, encoded by the exons ATGCAAACGATGGGGTACAATTTGTCCTATGGAAAACTGCCAG ATGACCGTCTGAGCCAAGACAACAGCACCTCACCCAACTCCACAGCAGGCTTACTGGGGAACTCCACACACAACGAATTCACCACCATCGTCTTGCCTGTGCTTTACCTCATCATTTTCCTGGCAAGCATCTTGCTGAACGGCCTAgcagtgtggatttttttccacatcagaaatAAAACGAGTTTTATATTTTACCTCAAAAACATCGTGGTTGCAGACCTTCTCATGACACTGACATTCCCATTCAAGATAATCCAGGACTCGCAGCTGGGACCGTGGCACTTCAACTCTTTCCTGTGCCGATACACCACGGTTCTGTTCTACGCAAACATGTACACCACAATTGTGTTCCTCGGACTCATCAGCATCGACCGCTACCTGAAAGTAGTGAAGCCTTTTGGAGACTCCAGGATGTACAGCATCACCTTCACCAAGATCTTATCTGCCTGCGTTTGGGTTGTAATGGCTTTCCTGGCGTTACCCAACCTGATCCTTACCAATGGCTACCCGACAAAGAAAAACATAGACGACTGCATAAAGCTGAAGTCTCCCTTGGGAGTCCAGTGGCACACAGCTGTCATTTACATCAACACCTGCATGTTTGTAGTGGTGCTGATAGTACTGATAGGATGCTATATCGCGATATCCAGGTACATTTATAAATCGAGCAAACAATTTATTAGCTCATCAAGTAGAAAGCGAAAGCATAATCAAAGTATAAGGGTTGTTGTGGCCGTatttttcacttgctttctgCCATATCATTTGTGCAGAATACCCTTTACTTTTAGCCATCTAGATAAAATTCTAGACGACTCTGCACATAAAATCTTATATTACTGTAAGGAAATGACACTGTTCCTGTCTGCATGTAATGTCTGTCTGGATCCAATAATTTACTTTTTCATGTGTAGATCATTCTCACGAAGGCTGTTCAGAAAATCAAATATGAGAACCAGGAGTGAGAGTATTAGATCACTTCAGAGCGTTAGAAGATCAGAAGTGCGCATATACCATGAATACACTGATGTCTGA